In a single window of the uncultured Pseudodesulfovibrio sp. genome:
- a CDS encoding methyl-accepting chemotaxis protein — protein sequence MRLSLKMILFCLLVGIVPLAGMAGYSLHNASVSLKEQSFSKLVSLKEAKSHELDGLTELWNRDITMYSEAKYVYSALVRLRDIIFYAAQPGKPMDLTDEDYIHALKRVAPDFAPWVKVRGYADALVLDDTGRIVFSMAHGKELGADIAKGPLAKSQLLGAWKRALKGETVFIDFAPYEPMNGLPCAFIAAPIRRYGEGIEGVAMLRIPIESVNTVMSARAGMGETGEAYLVGPDGLMRSDLHSDPDGHSVVASFADPQVGTMHSEPARLALEGESGRMDSVDYRGREVLAAYSPVKVGDSSWGLVAKIDSSEAMDPVRKLKEAAMVVSGGSVAGIVLITLFFLRLVLLKPLKELRVYAGRVAEGDLAARPQGRFKGELGEVTEAIEQMVHNLGEKMEEAEDASRLAQTRAAEAEAAVVRAEGERRARTDAARAQREGMLQAAGMLETVVSGMREASATVNQESDRIMEGANSLSTRVETTAASMEELAGSIRAVADNAETASADAANAKQRAKEGSEVVRRTVESIGDVHAITENLREQVANLGAKADSIGKVMNVISDIADQTNLLALNAAIEAARAGDAGRGFAVVADEVRKLAEKTMDATREVGGSIAAIQADVRENIKGMDQAADQVDVANKLAGESGQALNEIMEFFETVTSQVEAIAAASTQQSSAGEEINRAVSEVDAVSSKTAEAVAQTGGAIGELTGQIETLSKLYGLFMLLGEGVVQKQVESLAKAPALINGSAIKQHELLKRVVQDNPSLEMAWVIDPRGVQVTEFAMAHGRTSSSKGGPGTSWADRDWFREPVRTGESFISNIYYSKTIDDYCLTVATPVKDSKGNILSVLAVDVRHAG from the coding sequence ATGCGACTCAGCCTAAAGATGATTCTGTTCTGCCTGCTGGTGGGGATTGTGCCCCTTGCGGGCATGGCGGGCTACAGCCTGCATAACGCCTCGGTGAGCCTGAAAGAGCAGTCCTTCAGCAAACTGGTCTCGCTCAAGGAGGCCAAGTCACACGAGCTGGACGGGCTGACCGAGCTGTGGAATCGGGATATCACCATGTATTCCGAAGCCAAGTACGTCTACAGCGCCCTGGTCCGGCTTCGGGACATCATCTTTTACGCGGCCCAACCCGGAAAACCCATGGACCTGACGGACGAGGACTACATCCACGCCCTGAAGCGGGTAGCCCCGGACTTCGCCCCTTGGGTCAAAGTGCGCGGGTATGCCGATGCCCTGGTCCTGGACGACACCGGACGTATCGTTTTTTCCATGGCCCACGGCAAGGAACTGGGCGCGGACATCGCCAAGGGACCGCTGGCCAAGAGCCAACTCCTTGGAGCCTGGAAGCGGGCTTTGAAGGGTGAGACCGTGTTCATCGACTTCGCGCCCTACGAGCCGATGAACGGGCTGCCCTGCGCGTTCATCGCCGCGCCCATCCGGCGCTACGGCGAGGGCATCGAAGGCGTGGCCATGCTGCGTATTCCCATCGAATCCGTGAACACGGTCATGAGCGCCCGGGCGGGCATGGGCGAAACCGGTGAAGCGTATCTGGTGGGCCCTGACGGGCTCATGCGCTCCGACCTTCATTCCGACCCAGACGGCCACAGCGTGGTCGCCTCCTTTGCCGATCCTCAGGTCGGGACCATGCATTCCGAGCCCGCGCGCCTTGCCCTGGAAGGGGAGAGCGGACGGATGGACAGCGTGGATTACCGGGGCCGTGAGGTTCTGGCAGCCTATTCCCCAGTCAAGGTGGGTGACTCTTCCTGGGGTTTGGTGGCCAAGATCGACTCGTCCGAGGCCATGGACCCGGTTCGCAAGCTCAAGGAAGCGGCCATGGTCGTCAGCGGCGGTTCTGTGGCCGGTATTGTCCTTATCACGCTGTTTTTCTTGCGCCTTGTCCTGCTCAAACCGCTCAAAGAGTTGCGCGTCTATGCGGGGCGTGTGGCTGAAGGCGACCTGGCTGCCAGGCCTCAGGGACGGTTCAAGGGAGAACTGGGCGAGGTCACCGAGGCCATCGAGCAGATGGTCCACAATCTGGGAGAGAAGATGGAAGAGGCCGAAGACGCCTCCCGGCTAGCCCAGACCCGCGCCGCAGAGGCCGAGGCCGCAGTGGTCCGGGCCGAGGGCGAACGCAGGGCGCGCACGGATGCGGCCCGAGCCCAGCGGGAAGGCATGCTCCAGGCCGCCGGGATGCTCGAGACCGTGGTTTCGGGCATGCGCGAGGCTTCGGCCACGGTGAATCAGGAATCCGACCGGATTATGGAGGGCGCCAACAGCCTGAGCACCCGCGTCGAGACCACGGCCGCCTCCATGGAGGAACTGGCCGGTTCCATCAGGGCGGTGGCCGATAACGCCGAAACGGCGTCCGCGGACGCGGCCAATGCGAAACAGCGCGCCAAGGAGGGGTCCGAGGTGGTCCGGCGAACCGTGGAGTCCATCGGCGACGTCCATGCCATCACCGAGAATCTTCGCGAGCAGGTAGCCAACCTCGGGGCCAAGGCGGACTCCATCGGCAAGGTCATGAACGTCATTTCCGACATTGCGGACCAGACCAACCTGCTGGCGCTGAACGCGGCCATTGAAGCGGCCCGCGCGGGCGACGCCGGACGCGGGTTTGCGGTTGTAGCCGACGAGGTCCGCAAACTGGCCGAAAAGACCATGGACGCCACCCGCGAGGTGGGCGGCTCCATCGCTGCCATTCAGGCCGACGTACGTGAGAACATCAAGGGCATGGATCAGGCCGCCGATCAGGTGGATGTAGCCAACAAGCTGGCCGGTGAATCGGGGCAGGCCCTGAACGAGATCATGGAATTTTTCGAGACCGTCACAAGCCAGGTGGAGGCCATTGCTGCGGCGAGTACCCAGCAGTCCAGCGCGGGTGAGGAGATCAACCGGGCGGTGAGCGAGGTGGACGCGGTGTCCTCAAAGACCGCCGAAGCCGTGGCCCAGACCGGTGGGGCCATCGGCGAACTGACCGGGCAGATCGAAACCCTGTCCAAGCTCTACGGACTGTTCATGCTTCTGGGCGAGGGCGTGGTTCAGAAACAGGTGGAATCCTTGGCCAAGGCCCCGGCCCTGATCAACGGGAGCGCTATCAAGCAACACGAACTGCTCAAACGGGTGGTGCAGGATAATCCCAGCCTGGAGATGGCCTGGGTCATAGATCCGCGCGGCGTGCAGGTTACGGAGTTCGCCATGGCCCACGGCAGGACGAGCAGCTCCAAGGGCGGGCCGGGAACCAGCTGGGCCGACCGCGACTGGTTCCGCGAACCCGTGCGGACGGGTGAGAGCTTCATCTCCAATATCTATTATTCCAAGACCATAGACGATTACTGTCTGACCGTGGCCACACCGGTGAAAGACTCCAAGGGGAACATCCTGTCCGTGCTTGCCGTGGACGTACGGCACGCGGGCTAG
- a CDS encoding GGDEF domain-containing protein encodes MAIILFVRNLLPRLSIYSDEKKSELQFEIFEHLMENDFSKERLATVFALLDAYLMQTIGALEMEEALTQEKRTAGLLIGEMNEMIASMHGANERQDNRLNTIQEETAEVIQEGNQKSHILSKVRGMFQELIEEFREEARLLNAKAEHFRMTADFDPLLTELHNRRAMEAHLKGAVEDFARSGTPLSLMMIDVDHFKNVNDTFGHQAGDDVLRALSGIITAHAIQYDGFAARYGGEELVLIVQDMDLKRTLLKAEAIRADVENYDFRNRTNGQLEDTPINFTVSIGVARLKVGWTAAELVGAADAALYEAKHSGRNRVCVAKK; translated from the coding sequence ATGGCCATTATCCTGTTTGTCCGAAACCTGCTCCCCCGGCTCAGCATCTATTCCGATGAAAAAAAATCCGAGCTGCAGTTCGAGATATTCGAGCACCTCATGGAAAACGATTTTTCCAAGGAACGGCTGGCTACGGTCTTCGCCCTGCTCGACGCCTATCTGATGCAAACCATCGGAGCTCTGGAGATGGAGGAGGCGCTGACCCAGGAGAAGCGCACGGCCGGACTGCTCATCGGCGAGATGAACGAGATGATTGCGAGCATGCATGGGGCCAACGAGCGCCAGGACAACCGCTTGAACACCATCCAGGAGGAGACTGCGGAGGTCATTCAGGAGGGCAACCAGAAATCCCATATTCTGTCCAAGGTGCGCGGCATGTTCCAGGAACTCATCGAGGAGTTCCGTGAAGAGGCGCGCCTCCTCAACGCCAAGGCAGAACATTTCCGCATGACCGCCGATTTCGACCCCCTGCTCACCGAACTGCACAACCGCCGGGCCATGGAAGCCCACCTCAAGGGCGCGGTAGAGGATTTTGCCCGTTCGGGAACGCCCCTTTCCCTGATGATGATAGACGTCGATCATTTCAAGAACGTCAACGACACCTTCGGACACCAGGCGGGTGACGACGTGCTCCGCGCCCTTTCCGGAATCATCACGGCCCATGCCATTCAATACGACGGCTTTGCCGCCCGTTACGGCGGAGAGGAGCTGGTCCTGATCGTGCAGGACATGGACTTGAAGCGAACGCTCCTCAAGGCCGAAGCGATTCGGGCCGACGTGGAAAACTATGACTTTCGCAACCGGACCAACGGGCAACTGGAGGACACGCCCATCAACTTCACCGTGTCCATCGGCGTTGCGCGCCTGAAGGTGGGGTGGACGGCTGCAGAACTGGTCGGGGCTGCGGATGCCGCCCTGTACGAGGCCAAGCACTCTGGCCGAAACCGAGTCTGCGTGGCCAAAAAGTAG
- a CDS encoding tRNA-dihydrouridine synthase family protein: protein MADRLNEPLAIGSKTVANRLWLAPLAGLGHVAFREVLEGYGGCGLMFTEMCGAKSVPTESPLVSPVFRWREAELPRLVCQVAGATPEQMVPAARRVQDCGFFGFDINMGCSVSGIVKKNAGAALLKDPDAALRVVEAVRGAISIPLFIKFRTGWTPDIEPAVQLAKRFENAGADCLVFHPRMAPDKRTRPAIRSHIKTIVDAVTIPVLGNGDVITPEDCLDMLETTGCAGVSVGRMAIAQPWLFAEWTSDYTPPETCFRDYALRLADALDHHYDPVRALKRYRLFTIYFAANFLFGHSLQSHFLKAKSMDEIRIVIREHVQPGLQLVKRPNMNMYNI from the coding sequence TTGGCAGATCGCCTCAATGAACCGCTGGCCATCGGCTCCAAAACCGTGGCCAACCGTCTCTGGCTTGCGCCCCTGGCCGGGCTCGGCCATGTGGCGTTCCGCGAGGTGCTCGAAGGCTACGGCGGGTGCGGGCTGATGTTCACCGAGATGTGCGGGGCCAAGAGCGTGCCCACCGAGAGTCCGCTGGTCTCGCCGGTCTTCCGGTGGCGCGAGGCCGAGCTGCCCCGCCTGGTCTGTCAGGTGGCGGGAGCCACACCGGAACAGATGGTCCCTGCCGCCAGACGCGTTCAGGACTGCGGTTTTTTCGGCTTTGACATCAACATGGGCTGTTCGGTCTCCGGCATCGTCAAGAAGAACGCGGGCGCGGCCCTGCTCAAGGACCCGGACGCGGCCCTGCGCGTGGTCGAGGCCGTTCGGGGGGCCATCTCCATCCCTCTGTTCATCAAGTTCCGCACCGGGTGGACCCCGGACATCGAACCCGCCGTGCAGCTCGCCAAACGGTTCGAGAATGCGGGCGCGGACTGCCTGGTCTTTCACCCGCGCATGGCCCCGGACAAGCGCACCCGCCCGGCGATCCGCAGCCATATCAAGACCATAGTGGATGCCGTGACCATCCCGGTCCTCGGCAACGGGGACGTGATCACACCCGAGGACTGCCTCGACATGCTCGAGACCACGGGCTGCGCCGGCGTCTCCGTGGGCCGCATGGCCATTGCCCAGCCTTGGCTATTCGCGGAATGGACCTCGGATTACACCCCACCCGAGACCTGCTTCCGGGACTACGCCCTGCGACTGGCCGACGCCCTGGACCACCACTATGACCCGGTTCGCGCGCTCAAGCGGTACCGGCTGTTCACCATCTATTTCGCGGCCAACTTCCTGTTCGGGCACTCCCTGCAATCCCATTTTCTCAAGGCCAAAAGTATGGATGAAATACGAATCGTCATACGAGAGCATGTCCAACCCGGCCTGCAGCTTGTTAAACGACCGAATATGAACATGTACAATATCTGA
- a CDS encoding cyclase family protein: MQTIDLSHTIRTGMPVFPGDEAPNVRRTHFVKKHGFAQTSLTLATHTGTHVDAAAHLFLEAPTLNELGPDNFTGWGAVIDLTALDGPFIDQPDLAPLADIDSLDFALLRTGWDRHWNTDRYYRDFPALTRTAASFLAGLGLKGIGLDTPSPDPVDSHELPAHRILFDHGLVIVENLTHLGDLPSESFLFCCQPLKIADGEASPCRAVGIAL; encoded by the coding sequence ATGCAGACCATTGATCTCAGCCATACCATCCGCACCGGCATGCCGGTATTTCCCGGCGATGAGGCGCCCAACGTGCGCCGTACACATTTCGTCAAGAAACACGGGTTCGCCCAAACCAGCCTGACCCTGGCCACCCACACCGGAACGCACGTGGACGCGGCCGCGCACCTGTTCCTCGAAGCGCCCACCCTGAATGAACTCGGCCCGGACAACTTCACCGGCTGGGGCGCGGTCATCGATCTGACCGCATTGGACGGCCCTTTCATCGACCAGCCCGATCTCGCCCCGCTGGCCGACATCGACAGCCTGGATTTCGCCCTGCTCCGCACCGGCTGGGACCGGCACTGGAATACCGACCGCTACTACCGGGACTTCCCTGCCCTGACCCGAACCGCAGCCAGCTTTCTGGCCGGGCTGGGCCTCAAGGGCATCGGCCTCGACACCCCGTCGCCCGATCCCGTGGATTCCCATGAGCTGCCTGCCCATCGCATCCTCTTCGACCACGGCCTCGTCATCGTCGAGAACCTCACCCACCTCGGCGACCTGCCCAGCGAAAGCTTCCTGTTCTGCTGCCAGCCTTTGAAGATCGCCGATGGCGAAGCCTCACCATGCCGAGCAGTGGGGATTGCGTTGTAA
- a CDS encoding molybdenum cofactor guanylyltransferase yields MDIAGIILAGGLGTRMGHVKKAFLTINGQKIIDRLLAVYSPLFPEILISARDKKDYETYDYPVAEDRFEARSSLTGIHAGLSAMRASHGFMAACDGPFLQPGLVQALLDQAEPEYDVIIPIKEDGYVEPLCAIYSKRCIPPIEAQLKRENFRIIGFFDQVRVKEVPVSLLQQGDPNRVSFFNVNSPDDLRQAQLLAAELGL; encoded by the coding sequence ATGGATATCGCAGGCATCATCCTGGCCGGGGGGCTCGGCACCCGCATGGGCCACGTGAAGAAAGCGTTTCTGACCATCAACGGCCAGAAGATCATCGATCGGCTGCTCGCCGTCTACAGCCCGCTGTTTCCGGAAATTCTTATCTCGGCGCGCGACAAAAAAGACTACGAGACGTATGACTATCCGGTCGCTGAAGACCGTTTCGAGGCCCGCTCCTCCCTGACCGGTATCCACGCGGGGCTCAGCGCCATGCGCGCTTCTCACGGGTTCATGGCCGCCTGCGACGGTCCCTTTCTCCAGCCCGGTTTGGTCCAGGCGCTGCTCGACCAGGCCGAGCCAGAGTATGATGTCATTATCCCGATCAAGGAAGACGGCTACGTCGAACCTCTCTGCGCCATTTATTCCAAACGGTGCATCCCCCCCATCGAGGCACAGTTGAAGCGGGAAAATTTCCGCATCATCGGCTTCTTCGACCAGGTCCGCGTCAAAGAGGTCCCGGTCTCCCTGCTTCAACAAGGCGACCCCAACCGCGTCTCCTTCTTCAACGTCAATTCCCCGGACGATCTCCGCCAGGCCCAGCTATTGGCCGCCGAACTCGGTCTTTAG
- a CDS encoding alpha/beta hydrolase has translation MWTALKILGGAGVVYATIAAWVFLTQRGLVYCPRRDLVATPDQAGLPYEDVWLTSGQRTRLHGWWLPCDKSDRVLLLCHGNGGNISYLMETYRIFHDLGLSVLSFDYSGYGRSEGRPSEKATRADALAAWDWLLREKGFEPGQVVLFGRSLGGGVAARLAADLTEAGTEPGGLIMESTFTSLTAMGAARYPWLPVRWLVRHRYESLQALQTVRVPALFLHSPEDDLVPYAMGRTLFEEYAGPKWFQALSGDHNCGFMSSSGYAEGLRRFMRGLPSKK, from the coding sequence ATGTGGACGGCACTGAAAATATTGGGCGGCGCAGGAGTGGTGTACGCGACCATCGCGGCCTGGGTATTTCTCACCCAGCGAGGGCTGGTCTATTGCCCGCGAAGGGATCTGGTAGCCACCCCGGATCAGGCGGGCCTGCCCTATGAAGACGTCTGGCTGACCTCCGGTCAAAGGACGCGACTCCACGGCTGGTGGTTGCCTTGCGACAAGTCGGACCGCGTTCTCCTGCTTTGCCATGGGAATGGCGGCAACATCTCCTACCTGATGGAAACATACAGGATATTCCATGACCTTGGCCTCTCGGTATTGTCGTTCGACTATTCGGGCTATGGGCGAAGCGAGGGCCGACCGTCTGAAAAAGCGACTCGTGCCGATGCGTTGGCGGCCTGGGACTGGCTCCTCCGGGAAAAGGGCTTTGAACCCGGCCAGGTGGTTTTGTTCGGACGCAGCCTGGGCGGCGGTGTGGCTGCGCGACTGGCTGCGGATTTGACCGAGGCGGGAACGGAACCGGGCGGACTGATCATGGAGTCCACGTTCACCTCGCTGACGGCCATGGGCGCTGCGCGATACCCGTGGCTGCCGGTCCGGTGGCTGGTTCGACACCGATACGAAAGCCTCCAGGCCCTGCAAACCGTGCGGGTACCCGCCCTGTTTCTGCACAGCCCGGAAGACGACCTGGTACCGTATGCCATGGGCCGGACGCTGTTTGAGGAGTATGCGGGACCGAAATGGTTCCAGGCACTGTCCGGGGACCACAACTGCGGGTTCATGTCCTCATCGGGATACGCCGAAGGACTGCGCCGCTTTATGCGTGGACTGCCGTCCAAAAAGTAA
- a CDS encoding phage capsid protein, protein MSTTVSNAFVSQYVEMVHQAYQAQGSKMRQTVRLQTEVEGSKCVFQKVGKGAAGKKTRHGNVPLMNLNHSNVSCTLSDWYAAEYIDKLDELKDKSDEKQVAANAGAWALGRKIDELIITKLEGATNVVAEAATGLTKDKILQAFGTLNANDVPDDGHRFAVVGPHQWNELLNIQEFKSSDYAGEQYAWLKGTESRTWLGITWMFHTGLPLDEAGMRKCYIYHRNAAGLAEGQKVQAFVDWVPEKAAHLVDHMLSAGACLIDPDGVVQIQCDDSAAIE, encoded by the coding sequence ATGTCCACGACTGTCAGCAATGCCTTTGTTTCCCAGTATGTCGAGATGGTCCATCAGGCCTATCAGGCCCAGGGCTCCAAGATGCGCCAGACCGTCCGCCTGCAGACCGAGGTGGAAGGCTCCAAGTGTGTCTTCCAGAAGGTCGGCAAGGGCGCGGCCGGGAAAAAGACCCGCCACGGCAATGTGCCGCTCATGAACCTCAACCATTCCAACGTGTCCTGCACCCTGTCCGACTGGTACGCCGCCGAGTACATCGACAAGCTCGACGAGCTCAAGGACAAGAGCGACGAGAAGCAGGTTGCCGCCAATGCCGGTGCCTGGGCGCTCGGCCGCAAGATCGACGAGTTGATCATCACCAAGCTTGAAGGGGCCACCAACGTGGTCGCCGAGGCTGCCACCGGCCTGACCAAGGACAAGATCCTCCAGGCCTTCGGCACGCTGAACGCCAATGACGTGCCGGACGACGGCCACCGCTTCGCCGTGGTCGGTCCGCACCAGTGGAACGAACTGCTCAACATCCAGGAGTTCAAGTCCAGCGACTACGCGGGCGAGCAGTACGCCTGGCTCAAGGGCACCGAGTCCCGCACCTGGCTGGGCATCACCTGGATGTTCCACACCGGCCTGCCGCTCGACGAGGCGGGCATGCGCAAGTGCTACATCTACCACCGCAACGCCGCGGGTCTGGCCGAGGGCCAGAAGGTCCAGGCGTTCGTGGACTGGGTGCCGGAAAAGGCCGCCCATCTGGTGGACCACATGCTCTCTGCCGGGGCCTGCCTCATCGACCCGGACGGCGTGGTCCAGATCCAGTGCGACGATTCCGCCGCCATCGAGTAG